One Aegilops tauschii subsp. strangulata cultivar AL8/78 chromosome 7, Aet v6.0, whole genome shotgun sequence genomic window carries:
- the LOC109782781 gene encoding uncharacterized protein — protein sequence MAHTTQQERDATTRELLRQLVALKSTARTPVQEAISRELLQPLLEFHPLLARTTAVIERGAAAVAREQELLAELGMAMQLPESASVPELRARLLREAGLAAVEAELALRETRLALREQETRLDFLESVLQSWERTEPSREEAANAPLTATPSIK from the exons ATGGCGCACACgacgcagcaggagcgggacgcGACGACAAGGGAGCTGCTGCGGCAGCTGGTGGCGCTCAAGAGCACGGCGCGCACGCCGGTGCAGGAGGCGATCTCCAGGGAGCTGCTGCAGCCGCTGCTGGAGTTTCACCCGCTGCTCGCCAGGACGACGGCGGTGATCGAGAGGGGCGCCGCGGCGGTGGCGCGCGAGCAGG AGCTGCTGGCGGAGCTGGGGATGGCGATGCAGCTGCCGGAGTCGGCGTCGGTGCCGGAGCTCCGCGCGCGCCTGCTCAGGGAGGCCGGGCTCGCCGCCGTGGAGGCCGAGCTCGCCCTCAGGGAGACCAGGCTCGCCCTTAGGGAGCAGGAGACGCGGCTCGATTTCTTGGAATCCGTCTTGCAGTCCTGGGAAAGGACCGAACCGAGCCGGGAAGAAGCAGCGAACGCACCATTAACCGCTACTCCCTCTATaaaataa